The following DNA comes from Balaenoptera ricei isolate mBalRic1 chromosome 7, mBalRic1.hap2, whole genome shotgun sequence.
CGCTCAGGTATCCCTGGGAACGCTTCCTGGCGAGCACTTGGGGGGAGACTTGATGTTTCTCAGACACAGTGGTCCAGGCTATGGGCACTGCGATTGCTCCCCTTGGCTTTCTTCTCAGTGTGGCAGTGAACGAGGTCAGCAGGGAAGTGGTAAGTGTGTTTGCCAAGTGCAACTGATAACAGGTCTATATGTGTAAAACCACGGTATGACTTAAAGGAAGCTTGCCCTCACGAACAGAGCTCCCACAAATCAACAAGAAATAGACTAACAGTTCGGTAGCAAAATGGGACAAGGAtatgaacagacaattcacagaaAAGGACACCCAGAGAACTGATAATAACGTGGGAGAGAAATTGGGTGGGAAGAGTGGGAGGAAACTTTATAGTATCCCCCTTGTGGTGTTTGAATTTTAAACCAGATGAATGGATTGTagtacttgttttaaaaaaaaaaaaaacattaaagtacagtttttaaaagaaattttggaGTTATTTAACTTATAAGACAAGGACTCTCTAGTAATGAGAACAGTTTTTCTCCTACTTTGTCTAGATTTTAAATTTGGGTTTCTGTACACGTGGGTTTCTGAAGGCAGAACCTGCCGTACTAGACCCATTTAACTCCATAGCAGAGCCTAGAGAGAATAGTGTAATAAAATATAGCTGTCATGGCAAGAAAATTGATAAAGTTCCATGTTAGAACTTGCAGCAGGTCTCATGTCTTTCCCTCTCTTGTTTAAGAACGGCCTGGAATGTTGGACCTCAAAGGCAAGGCCAAGTGGGATGCCTGGAGTAAGCTGAAAGGTACTTGTTCTGATGTGTTTCCCTCATTCGGGAAGCCCAGTAACGAACCACGCTTCATTAAGGAATGTAAGGGGTGAGGCGGGAGGACACAGTGGATGAGGCACATACTGGGAGCCAGTCTGACCGGGGCCAGAATGGAAACAAAACTGGGCCACCTACTTATTCTTCTAATACCATTTATGCCTTTTCCAACAACACCATCTCTGAGTCATGGTATCATCTGGAGAGAGGAGGGGCTGGCGACCAGGCCACTAACAGACTGGGAGGTGATTGAGTTGGCTTGGCCTTTATATGTATTCAGAATGAGGGGTGGTTTCCTGTCCAAACCTCCTTCTCCCCCACAAGGCCAGGCAGTGACCCTCTAGCCCAAGCAGCCCTCCCCGGTTCCCTTCCAGCCAGAAAGGCAcctaaaaaaaggaatgaactaatgCATGGCAAGCTGCTGGCACGTCGTAGCCTCGGTGAATGGAGCTATTATACGCTAAGCAACAGCAGCCAAGAAATATCCCAGCTCTGACTTAATCACGTGCCACCTACAGCAGTAGGACCCAAAAGTTGGCACTAAAGTGCCTGCCAGCTTTTGTGCCCTAGCTAGCTTGTTTCTGAATAAGCCCTCTGTCTTCCTGCAAATGAGAAACACTTGAATTCAAAAGGGGCCAGAATACAAAAAATAGATACTCCTAGGATTTGCAAGTAACTGGAAGAGGAATGCCCGTCTGACTGTCCATTCTCATTGGGCATTTCCATACCATTCTCAGGCCCCATGTACTTGCCATTGCTCCAGAACACACTCTGATTCCCAGTGAGTATCTCTCCTTCAGCGTAGAATCCAGGACTCCGGGCACCACTGTCTCTGAGGGATATCTCCAGTGTCCTCTATATTCCCCTCCGAGAGCCAGCTGCTGTGCTCAGAGTTCTCAAGACTTTTCTCATAGCTTCTCTCTGGGGAGAAGAGGGTGCCTGCCTTTGTTTTTTCCCTGGCAGCTTAACAGCTCTGGGAGATAAGAGCCAGGCAGAGAAATAGGTGATAGGTCAAAGCCAGTTGTGAAAGTCAGCAGGACCAATAGTCACCGCAGCTCCCCATGTTAGGCTTGACACGACAGTAGGGGGACTCACGTGGCCAGCAGGCCAGTGACAGGCCCTGGACAGCTGCACACACATTATGGGCTCAGCGCTTTATGGGGCATTCCCTGTGGACCAGGCTCCTCGAGGACTTCAAGTCAGATCCTGGCCAGGTCTGTGAGGTGCAGGTAGTAGAACCACCACCCCCTCCACAGGTGAGAAATTGAGCCTCAGAGCATTGAACCAGGGCTCTAAAGTCTGCTGCCTTTCTACCATGCTGCCTCTCTGACAAATAATCTTGTTGATGCCTTACAGGGACTTCCAGGGAAGATGCCATGAAAGCTTATGTCGACaaagtagaagaactaaagaaaaaatatggaatgTAAGGGACTGGGTTTGGCTGCCAGCCACACATTTCACCTAAACTGATCTAATACCTTGTTTTTCTAATACTGTGGATGAAGTTAATAAATAACTAGTTAACCCAGTTGCTCAAAATAGCCCAGGATGTGACACTAACAGAGTGGGGGCTGAAATGGTTACTGATCCCCGCTGAGTCGTTTTTATCAATAGGTCAATTAAAAGTATGTTTGTTACTTTAAGTCTTTGATGACCTGGGTTCTTGAAATGATGTACTCCCTTGCGATCTCTCTTCCTCACTTTTTCCAACAATTTCATCTGGAAGTGTTTGCGCTTCCCCTTCTCACCCTCCGCTATGCTCTGCTGGAGGGTGGGCAGGCGCTCCCACCTCTTCAGACCTGGCATGTGCTCACCTCTCGTGTGGAGGAAAAGGATTATAGAAGTGGCCTTTCCCGCCTCCTTCCCTCAACTCCAGCCACGCTGATCAGGCACGCTGAGACGTCAGTTTGCAGCTACTGCCAGCCCTCTGTCAGGAGCATTGCTGGCCGCAAGCTCGGAGGAAGGCCGGGTTGATGAGTGTCAGGTCTGTCTGAGGTCCAACAGTCCATGGTTGCAGAGCAAACAAGCAAGGGTGGAAGCCCCGGTCAGGGTGAAATGTGCATCTGCAGGGAGCATTCCCAGAGTCCCTGTGGAAGCTTGGCCACAGGCAGCTGGGTGGGCAAAAAACAAGTGGGGAAAGCGAGGGCTTAGCAGGGAGAAGGACAGTCAGGACCTAGGAAGGGCAAGGGGTTAAGGTTGCGGAGAAGAAAGGCTGGAGCTTGACTTTGGAGGATGCAGGTGGTTGCATcgtaagaaggaagaaaaggagatagCTGTCAGACCCTCCTTGCCCCATGTTCCCCGTCAGTCACTGCCACAGTCCTGCAGGGGAAGCACTCATGtttccattttgcaggtgagcaTGCTAAGGCCGAGAGGAATTAAAGAGAGGCTccctgaggccaggaagct
Coding sequences within:
- the DBI gene encoding acyl-CoA-binding protein produces the protein MSQAEFEKAAEEVKHLKTKPADDEMLFIYSRYKQATVGDINTERPGMLDLKGKAKWDAWSKLKGTSREDAMKAYVDKVEELKKKYGM